In the Octadecabacter sp. SW4 genome, one interval contains:
- a CDS encoding L,D-transpeptidase — protein sequence MKKPMKFNRRGFVTTSAAFLFAPQVLRAQSNPVIRRNVSSFALHEWQDHFDALGRGIIISDTNTMVLQHWTLDGEMRVYPTSVPLTDELTRRGYTEVVEKRENPGWAPTPSMRIRNPEWPAYVPGGDPTNPLGTRALYLSWQYYRIHGTQDTRKIGRRSSNGCIGLYNVQIEEVYDRVPVGTQVKLI from the coding sequence ATGAAGAAACCCATGAAATTCAACCGGCGCGGATTTGTGACCACCAGTGCCGCATTTTTGTTTGCGCCGCAGGTTCTGCGGGCGCAATCCAACCCTGTGATCCGGCGCAACGTTTCCTCGTTCGCGCTGCATGAATGGCAAGATCATTTTGACGCCCTTGGGCGGGGAATCATCATATCGGACACCAATACGATGGTGTTGCAGCACTGGACTTTGGACGGGGAAATGCGGGTCTATCCGACCTCGGTGCCCCTGACCGACGAACTGACGCGGCGCGGCTATACTGAAGTTGTCGAAAAGCGCGAAAACCCCGGCTGGGCACCGACGCCTTCCATGCGCATACGCAACCCCGAATGGCCCGCGTATGTGCCGGGCGGCGATCCAACCAATCCGCTGGGGACACGGGCGCTTTATCTGTCGTGGCAATATTACCGTATCCACGGCACACAAGACACGCGCAAGATCGGGCGTCGGTCGTCCAACGGGTGCATCGGGCTTTACAACGTCCAGATCGAAGAAGTTTATGATCGTGTCCCCGTCGGCACCCAAGTCAAGCTGATCTAA
- the arsJ gene encoding organoarsenical effux MFS transporter ArsJ, with protein MSSASARPEGLSAYIAVTAAYWAFMLTDGALRMLVLLHFHALGFSPVQLAYLFVFYEIAGMVTNLAAGWISARFGLTSTLYAGLGIQVLALLALTQLDPNWAIGASVAFVMMVQGASGVAKDLAKMSSKSAVKILAPAEGDGLFRWVAMLTGSKNAVKGIGFLLGAAMLATFGFTTAVLGMAAVLFVILVAVLTAMPTGLPKGRKGAKFSEVFSKSANVNWLSLARVFLFGARDVWFVVGIPIYFYAVLSDGSEAGNRAAFFLIGTFMALWIILYGAVQATAPRLLRAKTRDESQLIGAARGWAWALALVPAALAAAAGAASGPQTWLTLTLIAGLLVFGGIFAINSALHSYLILAFTKAERVTMDVGFYYMANAGGRLAGTVLSGLTYQVGGLTLMLATAAVMVAASAIASGRLSSEHKVAGTV; from the coding sequence GTGAGCAGCGCTTCCGCGCGGCCCGAGGGCCTTTCGGCCTATATCGCCGTCACGGCGGCCTATTGGGCCTTCATGCTCACGGATGGCGCGCTACGCATGCTGGTGCTGTTGCACTTTCACGCGCTTGGCTTCTCGCCCGTGCAACTGGCCTATCTGTTCGTGTTTTACGAGATCGCGGGCATGGTCACCAATCTGGCTGCCGGATGGATATCAGCGCGGTTCGGCCTGACCTCGACCCTTTACGCGGGGCTGGGCATTCAGGTGCTCGCCCTGCTGGCACTGACGCAACTGGACCCAAATTGGGCAATCGGCGCTTCCGTCGCTTTCGTGATGATGGTTCAGGGGGCGAGCGGCGTTGCAAAAGACCTCGCCAAGATGTCATCGAAATCCGCCGTAAAGATCCTCGCACCCGCAGAAGGTGACGGCCTGTTTCGCTGGGTCGCCATGCTGACAGGCTCCAAGAATGCGGTGAAAGGGATCGGCTTTCTGCTGGGCGCGGCAATGCTGGCCACATTCGGGTTCACAACTGCCGTTCTTGGTATGGCGGCGGTTCTGTTTGTCATTCTGGTCGCGGTGCTGACCGCCATGCCCACCGGGCTTCCGAAGGGGCGCAAGGGGGCGAAGTTCTCCGAGGTCTTTTCAAAATCGGCCAACGTGAATTGGCTATCACTGGCCCGCGTGTTTCTGTTCGGCGCGCGGGATGTGTGGTTCGTCGTCGGCATCCCGATCTATTTCTACGCCGTGCTGTCCGATGGCAGCGAAGCAGGCAACCGCGCCGCCTTTTTCCTGATCGGGACGTTCATGGCGCTTTGGATCATTCTTTATGGCGCGGTGCAGGCCACGGCGCCACGCCTGCTGCGTGCCAAAACCCGCGATGAATCGCAACTGATCGGTGCAGCCCGCGGATGGGCCTGGGCCTTGGCGCTTGTTCCGGCAGCGTTGGCGGCGGCGGCCGGGGCTGCTTCGGGCCCGCAGACATGGTTGACCCTGACGCTGATTGCCGGACTGTTGGTATTTGGCGGGATATTCGCCATCAATTCGGCGCTGCATTCCTATCTGATCCTCGCCTTCACCAAGGCCGAGCGGGTCACGATGGATGTGGGCTTTTATTACATGGCCAACGCCGGGGGCCGGCTTGCAGGCACCGTATTGTCGGGCCTGACCTATCAGGTCGGGGGATTGACGCTTATGCTCGCGACGGCGGCTGTCATGGTGGCAGCATCCGCCATCGCATCAGGACGGTTGTCGAGCGAACACAAGGTAGCGGGAACAGTATGA
- the arsB gene encoding ACR3 family arsenite efflux transporter produces the protein MSIFERYLTVWIALAIVAGIAIGSVAPALVSAIAMAEVARVNLVVAVLIWAMVYPMMVGVDPASLRDVVKQPKGLAITLTVNWLIKPFSMAALGVLFFEVVFADLIAPEDAQQYIAGLILLGAAPCTAMVFVWSQLTRGDESYTLVQVTVNDFIMVFAFAPIVAFLLGVTDIVVPWETLVLSVILFVALPLAAGLLTRRRLGSAERIGAFQARIKPWSVIGLIATVVILFALQGQVILDRPQVIVLIAVPILLQSYGIFMLAYSAAYALKVPHRIAAPCAMIGTSNFFELAVAVAISLFGLNSGAALATVVGVLVEVPVMLSLVAFANRTRSRFTSEPDTETKTS, from the coding sequence ATGAGCATATTTGAACGCTACCTGACGGTTTGGATCGCGCTGGCTATCGTGGCCGGGATCGCCATTGGCAGCGTCGCACCCGCTCTGGTTTCCGCGATTGCAATGGCCGAAGTTGCCCGTGTGAACCTTGTGGTGGCCGTTTTGATCTGGGCGATGGTTTATCCGATGATGGTCGGTGTTGACCCCGCCAGCCTGCGCGATGTGGTCAAACAACCCAAAGGTCTGGCCATCACGCTGACGGTCAACTGGCTGATCAAGCCGTTTTCGATGGCCGCGCTTGGTGTTTTGTTCTTTGAAGTCGTTTTTGCGGATCTGATCGCGCCCGAGGATGCGCAGCAATACATCGCCGGTTTGATCCTGCTGGGGGCTGCGCCCTGCACGGCCATGGTTTTTGTCTGGTCACAACTGACCCGTGGCGATGAAAGCTATACTCTGGTGCAGGTCACGGTGAATGATTTTATCATGGTATTCGCCTTTGCGCCGATTGTCGCATTTCTATTGGGTGTCACCGATATTGTTGTCCCCTGGGAGACGCTGGTGTTGTCCGTCATTCTTTTTGTGGCGCTGCCACTGGCAGCAGGTCTGTTGACCCGAAGGCGGCTGGGCAGTGCCGAACGCATCGGCGCATTTCAGGCGCGGATCAAGCCTTGGTCCGTTATCGGCCTGATTGCGACGGTCGTGATTCTCTTTGCGTTGCAGGGGCAGGTCATTCTGGACCGCCCGCAGGTCATCGTTCTGATTGCGGTCCCGATCCTGTTGCAATCCTACGGCATCTTCATGCTGGCCTATTCGGCGGCTTACGCCCTGAAAGTTCCGCACCGGATCGCGGCCCCCTGCGCCATGATCGGGACATCGAATTTCTTTGAATTGGCCGTGGCGGTCGCCATCAGCCTGTTTGGCCTGAATTCAGGCGCAGCACTGGCCACGGTTGTCGGTGTTCTTGTCGAAGTGCCTGTGATGCTTTCACTTGTGGCCTTTGCCAATCGCACCAGGTCGCGCTTTACCTCGGAACCGGACACCGAAACCAAGACGTCCTAG
- a CDS encoding L,D-transpeptidase yields the protein MLTRRHFITTSAALFSAPIATPLLASTWPNEAEKAAWDVQITPENFDLATSNPWGLEQRFLPQRVEARDTLTPGDIHVDAVARYLYHIEEGGTAMRYGVAIGRGGLYEPGVYTVRRKVEWPHWTPTRSMIEREPELYERWADGMQPGPTNALGSRAIYLYVGQRDTYLRIHGTPYPRSIGSRASSGCVRMVMAHINTLYPNVKMESTVYLYSAEDSVVSVG from the coding sequence ATGTTAACAAGACGCCATTTCATCACTACCAGCGCAGCGCTGTTTTCAGCACCGATCGCAACGCCTCTGCTGGCCAGCACATGGCCCAACGAAGCTGAGAAGGCGGCTTGGGATGTGCAGATCACGCCAGAGAATTTTGATCTCGCGACGTCCAATCCCTGGGGTCTGGAACAGCGGTTCCTGCCACAGCGCGTTGAGGCGCGCGATACTTTGACGCCGGGTGACATCCACGTCGATGCGGTCGCAAGATACCTTTACCACATCGAAGAAGGCGGGACGGCAATGCGCTACGGTGTAGCGATCGGGCGTGGCGGCCTTTACGAGCCGGGCGTATATACCGTCCGCCGCAAGGTCGAATGGCCCCACTGGACACCTACCCGATCGATGATTGAGCGCGAGCCCGAATTGTACGAGCGCTGGGCAGACGGGATGCAGCCCGGGCCAACCAACGCGCTTGGGTCACGTGCGATCTATCTCTATGTGGGGCAGCGCGATACCTATCTGCGGATTCACGGCACGCCATATCCAAGATCCATCGGTAGCCGGGCAAGTTCGGGATGCGTGCGTATGGTCATGGCCCACATCAATACGCTTTATCCAAATGTCAAAATGGAGTCGACCGTCTATCTTTATTCGGCCGAAGACAGCGTCGTCTCGGTAGGTTGA
- a CDS encoding cytochrome c → MNFWGIVVGGVLVVGLGVVGWQAFQPEVATQDHSMVPPDTSDIAAGGALADVVLPAELSTDAQIGKRIFEVSCAACHGQNAAGQNGVAPPLVHITYEPNHHSDAAFIIAAQNGVRAHHWDFGNMPPIEGVTQADVQFIARYIRELQRANGIN, encoded by the coding sequence ATGAATTTTTGGGGAATAGTGGTCGGCGGTGTTTTGGTTGTCGGACTGGGTGTCGTCGGCTGGCAGGCCTTTCAACCCGAGGTCGCCACGCAGGATCATTCGATGGTGCCGCCCGATACCAGCGATATCGCCGCAGGCGGGGCGCTGGCTGACGTTGTCCTACCGGCAGAGTTGTCGACGGATGCCCAGATCGGCAAACGTATCTTCGAGGTTTCTTGCGCCGCGTGCCACGGCCAGAATGCGGCAGGTCAAAACGGTGTCGCCCCACCATTGGTGCACATCACTTATGAACCCAACCACCATTCCGACGCGGCCTTTATTATTGCAGCGCAAAACGGTGTGCGTGCCCACCACTGGGATTTTGGGAACATGCCACCGATCGAAGGTGTGACTCAGGCGGACGTCCAGTTCATCGCGCGATATATTCGCGAACTTCAGCGCGCCAACGGAATCAATTAA
- a CDS encoding DsbA family protein codes for MPFGALAQTLDEDRVKELVLEAIRENPQIVIEAVEILQQREASAQAQLQAQTLTDQRMLLEQDPNAPVLGNPEGDVTVVEFFDYNCPYCRQAMPEVQGMLDADPNVRLVYREWPILGEGSVFAARAALASRNQGKYEEFHWAMMGMTGRAEEASVMRIANEVGLDIDQLLADMESPEVNAHLEESMRLSQALGFNGTPSFVIGEDLLPGFVEESVLLEVVQKTRDADQ; via the coding sequence ATGCCCTTTGGGGCACTTGCGCAAACGCTTGACGAAGACCGTGTCAAAGAACTGGTTCTTGAAGCGATCCGCGAGAACCCGCAGATTGTCATCGAAGCGGTCGAAATCCTGCAGCAGCGCGAGGCAAGTGCCCAAGCGCAGTTGCAGGCCCAAACCCTGACAGACCAGCGCATGCTGCTTGAACAAGACCCCAATGCGCCCGTCCTTGGCAACCCCGAAGGCGATGTGACCGTGGTCGAATTTTTCGATTACAACTGCCCCTATTGCAGGCAGGCCATGCCCGAAGTTCAGGGCATGTTGGATGCGGACCCGAACGTGCGGTTGGTCTATCGTGAATGGCCTATCCTGGGCGAAGGGTCGGTCTTTGCGGCCCGGGCGGCACTCGCGTCACGCAATCAGGGCAAATACGAAGAATTCCATTGGGCGATGATGGGGATGACGGGTCGCGCCGAGGAAGCCTCGGTCATGCGCATCGCCAATGAGGTCGGTCTCGATATCGACCAGTTGTTGGCCGATATGGAAAGCCCCGAAGTCAATGCCCACCTGGAAGAATCGATGCGGTTGTCCCAGGCTCTTGGGTTCAACGGAACGCCGTCTTTCGTTATCGGCGAGGATTTGTTGCCGGGCTTCGTCGAAGAATCTGTGCTGTTGGAGGTCGTGCAAAAGACCCGCGACGCAGATCAGTAA
- a CDS encoding heavy-metal-associated domain-containing protein yields MEFKVPEMSCGHCTSSIEKAVKGSDETATLACDLEARTVSVQSSLPVETVAGLIKGAGYDNEVIAA; encoded by the coding sequence ATGGAATTCAAAGTCCCGGAAATGAGCTGCGGTCATTGCACCAGCTCGATTGAAAAAGCGGTCAAAGGATCGGATGAAACAGCAACACTGGCATGCGATCTTGAGGCGCGCACAGTATCTGTTCAAAGCAGCCTGCCCGTCGAAACCGTAGCTGGCCTGATCAAGGGCGCCGGATACGATAACGAAGTCATTGCAGCCTGA
- a CDS encoding helix-turn-helix domain-containing protein, with product MELEIPNRLATLGHPQRLAVFRLLMRRYPDRVPATELAKALGLKPNTLSTYVNALMHAGLVSQERVGTSLRYAIDMDAARETIDYLLHDCCRGRPEICHPDALSTANRDIPMTDRKHNVLFICTGNSARSIFAESILRDLAGDRFEVYSAGTKPRTDLNPFALEVLKQKGHDVSVLRSKNIAEFQGPDAPVFDFVFTVCNQAANEECASWQGQPISAHWGLPDPVKVEGSDAEKSLAFHQTYGALRNRMIGFTALPLASLDRMSLQRAVDDIGQTKEQGPST from the coding sequence ATGGAACTAGAGATCCCCAATCGTCTCGCGACCCTCGGCCATCCGCAGCGGCTGGCCGTGTTCCGGCTGCTGATGCGCCGCTACCCGGATCGCGTCCCGGCGACTGAACTGGCGAAGGCGCTTGGGCTTAAGCCAAACACGCTTTCAACCTATGTGAACGCGCTCATGCATGCCGGTCTGGTGTCGCAAGAACGTGTCGGGACTTCGCTGCGCTACGCCATCGACATGGATGCCGCGCGCGAGACCATCGACTATCTCCTGCATGACTGCTGCAGGGGACGGCCTGAGATTTGCCACCCAGATGCCCTTTCCACCGCAAACCGAGACATCCCCATGACCGACCGTAAGCACAACGTCCTGTTTATCTGCACAGGCAATTCCGCCCGCTCCATCTTTGCTGAGTCCATCCTGCGTGATCTGGCCGGGGATCGCTTTGAAGTCTATTCGGCAGGCACCAAACCCCGCACCGACCTCAATCCATTCGCGCTTGAAGTATTAAAGCAGAAAGGACACGACGTGTCCGTTCTGCGCTCCAAGAACATCGCTGAATTTCAGGGGCCGGATGCCCCTGTTTTCGATTTTGTTTTCACAGTCTGCAATCAGGCTGCAAACGAGGAATGTGCCTCCTGGCAGGGGCAGCCCATCAGCGCCCATTGGGGGCTTCCTGATCCGGTCAAGGTCGAAGGTTCGGATGCAGAAAAGAGCCTTGCCTTCCATCAGACCTACGGCGCGCTGCGCAACCGCATGATCGGCTTTACCGCGCTGCCATTGGCCTCGCTCGACCGTATGTCCCTGCAACGGGCGGTCGATGATATCGGGCAAACAAAAGAACAAGGACCATCAACATGA
- a CDS encoding multicopper oxidase family protein, with protein MRQTRRQFLGATAAFSAAAIAPHRLMAQASGFAPITARTAAVQLAPEGYAKTDIWGYDGAMPGPTIRVQQGARVQREFVNALPQASSVHWHGIRIANAMDGVSGLTQDAVAPGDTFEYDFVVPDAGTYWFHAHNRSFEQVARGLHGALIVEEPVAVDVDRDEVLVVDDWLLNPETAQLDPDFEAAHDRSHAGRSGNFIVTNGDYEFSTDVKKGDRLRLRLINAANARIFVLSLAGLDGWAMAYDGMPLAQPEKIEGDFPLAPGQRVDLFVDVTAEVGESAYVLRTLDGQNMPQATFPVTAASTGSMRGAPDALPANTIAEIGDLADARSLILNMEGGAMGQLEAAILDGERRTFRQLADANQFWAFNGVIGMTDTPLATLARGETVRLTIKNDTAFPHAIHLHGMHFREVAQDGQLGPMRDTLLSIGGQSNEIAFVADNPGKWLLHCHMLTHAASGMMTWVDVA; from the coding sequence ATGAGACAGACACGACGGCAATTCCTGGGCGCAACTGCGGCCTTTTCGGCGGCGGCGATCGCGCCACATCGCCTTATGGCCCAAGCCTCGGGCTTTGCGCCAATAACAGCGCGGACCGCCGCGGTGCAGCTTGCCCCCGAAGGCTATGCCAAGACAGACATCTGGGGATACGATGGCGCGATGCCCGGGCCGACGATCCGCGTCCAGCAGGGTGCGCGTGTGCAGCGAGAGTTTGTCAACGCATTGCCGCAAGCAAGTTCGGTCCACTGGCACGGAATAAGGATCGCGAACGCGATGGACGGGGTCTCGGGATTGACCCAGGACGCTGTCGCGCCGGGCGACACGTTTGAGTATGATTTTGTCGTGCCCGATGCCGGCACGTACTGGTTTCACGCTCATAACAGGTCGTTTGAACAGGTGGCGCGCGGCCTTCATGGCGCGTTGATCGTCGAAGAACCGGTCGCGGTGGATGTTGACCGCGACGAGGTTCTGGTCGTGGATGATTGGCTGCTGAACCCTGAAACGGCCCAGTTGGATCCCGATTTCGAGGCGGCGCATGACCGAAGTCACGCAGGCCGCAGTGGCAATTTCATTGTGACGAACGGCGACTACGAATTCAGCACGGATGTTAAAAAGGGTGACCGGTTGCGCCTGCGCCTGATCAATGCGGCCAATGCACGGATTTTCGTGCTGTCGCTTGCCGGGCTCGACGGGTGGGCGATGGCCTATGATGGCATGCCGCTGGCACAGCCCGAAAAGATTGAGGGTGATTTTCCGCTTGCCCCCGGGCAGCGTGTCGATCTGTTTGTCGATGTGACGGCCGAGGTGGGCGAAAGCGCCTATGTGTTGCGGACGCTGGATGGTCAAAATATGCCCCAGGCAACATTTCCGGTGACAGCCGCAAGCACCGGCAGCATGCGTGGGGCGCCCGACGCCCTGCCCGCGAACACCATCGCGGAAATCGGCGATCTGGCCGATGCCCGTTCGCTGATCCTGAACATGGAAGGCGGCGCGATGGGCCAGTTGGAGGCGGCCATACTTGACGGCGAACGCCGGACCTTTCGCCAGTTGGCCGATGCCAACCAGTTCTGGGCTTTTAACGGGGTGATCGGCATGACTGACACGCCGCTTGCCACTCTTGCGCGCGGCGAAACGGTGCGCCTTACAATCAAGAACGACACGGCATTCCCGCATGCGATACACCTGCACGGCATGCATTTCCGCGAAGTTGCGCAAGACGGTCAGCTTGGCCCGATGCGCGATACTCTGCTCAGCATTGGCGGGCAGTCAAACGAGATCGCGTTTGTCGCCGACAATCCGGGGAAATGGCTCTTGCATTGCCATATGCTGACGCACGCCGCGTCGGGCATGATGACATGGGTTGATGTGGCATGA
- a CDS encoding ABC-type transport auxiliary lipoprotein family protein produces MTFAVKLRLVALLAMIPLLTGCATLGALGDVSTPLAVYDLRAPDDAPVAPGGPLARDVIVELPTTSGVLETDRILIRPDALQAQYLPAARWGDETPVMLQTLMVRSLENTGGLRYVGRRPLAGSGDYAIITELVDFHAELAPDGVGAVISISMTSRLIRERDASVIASRTFRAQAISASTETPALIDAFDRGSDQLLIDFADWTMNSLGRRLSPA; encoded by the coding sequence ATGACTTTCGCTGTCAAACTCAGACTTGTCGCCCTGTTAGCGATGATCCCCTTGCTGACCGGATGCGCGACACTGGGTGCGCTGGGTGATGTGAGCACTCCACTTGCCGTTTACGATCTACGCGCACCCGACGATGCACCTGTGGCGCCGGGCGGTCCGCTGGCACGTGACGTGATTGTCGAACTGCCAACCACCAGTGGCGTGCTCGAGACGGACCGGATTTTGATCCGCCCCGACGCCCTGCAGGCGCAATATCTGCCCGCGGCGCGCTGGGGTGATGAAACGCCTGTGATGCTGCAAACGCTGATGGTTCGCAGCTTGGAAAACACCGGCGGATTGCGCTATGTGGGCCGCCGTCCGTTGGCGGGAAGCGGCGATTATGCCATCATAACCGAACTGGTTGATTTCCACGCCGAATTGGCACCGGACGGGGTTGGCGCGGTTATTTCCATCAGCATGACATCGCGGTTGATCCGCGAGCGTGACGCCAGCGTCATTGCAAGCCGGACGTTCCGCGCGCAAGCGATCTCAGCCTCGACAGAGACGCCCGCACTGATCGACGCCTTTGATCGTGGGTCTGATCAACTGCTGATCGACTTTGCCGACTGGACCATGAACTCCCTTGGCCGCCGCCTGTCACCCGCCTGA
- a CDS encoding ArsJ-associated glyceraldehyde-3-phosphate dehydrogenase: MTVYALNGLGRIGKLALKPLLERGAKIAWINDAVGDPEMHAHLFEFDTVHGRWDADFAHDADSVTIDGLRLPFIGTGKIADLPLAGIDVVIDCTGVFKTEAKLAPYFDAGVKKVVVSAPVKDGEAANIVYGVNHDVYDPDHHRIVTAASCTTNCLAPVVKVIHENLRIKHGSITTIHDVTNTQTIVDRPAKDLRRARSALNSLIPTTTGSATAITLIYPELTGRLNGHAVRVPLLNASLTDCVFEVERDTTAQEVNALFKTASEGPLKGILGYEERPLVSTDYTNDERSSIVDAPSTMVINGTQVKIYAWYDNEMGYAHRLVDVACMVGDSL, translated from the coding sequence ATGACTGTTTACGCCCTCAACGGCCTTGGCCGCATCGGGAAGCTTGCCTTGAAACCCCTGCTTGAGCGGGGGGCCAAGATCGCCTGGATCAACGATGCCGTCGGCGATCCTGAGATGCACGCGCATCTGTTTGAATTCGACACGGTGCATGGAAGGTGGGACGCTGATTTCGCCCATGATGCGGACAGCGTGACAATTGATGGCCTGCGTTTGCCGTTCATCGGCACCGGCAAGATCGCGGACCTTCCGTTAGCGGGCATCGATGTCGTGATCGATTGCACCGGCGTGTTCAAGACCGAGGCGAAGCTGGCACCATACTTTGACGCAGGCGTAAAGAAAGTCGTTGTGTCAGCCCCGGTAAAGGACGGCGAGGCAGCAAATATCGTTTACGGGGTCAATCACGATGTTTACGACCCTGACCACCACCGGATCGTGACCGCCGCCAGTTGCACGACCAACTGCCTTGCTCCTGTCGTGAAAGTCATCCACGAGAACCTGCGCATCAAACATGGCTCTATCACGACAATCCATGATGTGACGAACACGCAAACCATCGTGGACCGTCCTGCCAAAGACCTGCGCCGCGCCCGCTCCGCCTTGAATTCCCTGATCCCGACAACCACGGGCAGCGCCACCGCCATCACCCTGATCTATCCCGAACTGACGGGCCGTTTGAACGGCCATGCGGTGCGTGTGCCGCTGCTCAATGCATCGCTCACGGACTGTGTGTTCGAGGTAGAGCGCGATACGACAGCCCAAGAGGTGAACGCCCTGTTCAAAACCGCGTCAGAAGGGCCGCTGAAGGGTATTCTGGGCTACGAGGAACGCCCGCTTGTTTCGACCGATTACACCAACGACGAACGGTCCAGCATCGTGGATGCCCCGTCCACAATGGTGATCAACGGCACTCAGGTCAAAATCTACGCCTGGTATGACAACGAGATGGGCTATGCCCACCGGCTGGTCGACGTCGCCTGTATGGTCGGGGACAGCCTGTGA